In a single window of the Haloarcula salinisoli genome:
- the dps gene encoding DNA starvation/stationary phase protection protein Dps, whose amino-acid sequence MSQSQQSIQQQPSTASRPTGAGQSQPPSTMGGQQFPVRSNLPDEVRATSIDLLNQTLADLSAVTMQLKHAHWNVKGIEFYQLHELFEDLYEDFEPHIDAVAERASALGGRPIGTAGAVAQQTTIPPLSHDRVDGQSMLREVADRLAVLDANLYQHIETANQQGDLDTADLLNEVSRDVTKAQWFVESHLQVPQSQGGQQRGAPQQGAPAQQR is encoded by the coding sequence ATGAGCCAGTCCCAACAGTCCATCCAGCAACAGCCGTCGACAGCGTCCAGGCCCACCGGCGCCGGGCAGTCACAGCCACCCAGCACGATGGGCGGCCAGCAGTTCCCAGTCCGGAGTAACCTCCCGGACGAGGTCCGGGCGACCAGCATCGACCTCCTGAATCAGACGCTGGCCGACCTCTCGGCGGTAACCATGCAGCTGAAACACGCCCACTGGAACGTGAAGGGAATCGAGTTCTACCAGCTCCACGAGCTGTTCGAGGACCTCTACGAGGACTTCGAGCCACATATCGACGCTGTCGCAGAGCGGGCCAGCGCCCTGGGGGGTCGGCCGATTGGTACTGCCGGCGCCGTCGCCCAGCAGACGACTATTCCCCCGTTGTCACACGACCGCGTCGACGGCCAATCGATGCTCCGGGAGGTCGCCGACAGACTGGCAGTCCTCGATGCCAACCTCTACCAGCATATCGAGACCGCCAATCAGCAGGGGGACCTCGACACTGCCGACCTCCTCAACGAGGTGTCCCGTGACGTGACCAAAGCCCAGTGGTTCGTCGAATCACATCTCCAGGTGCCACAGTCACAGGGTGGCCAACAGCGGGGTGCGCCACAGCAGGGTGCTCCCGCCCAGCAGCGGTAA
- a CDS encoding DUF7130 family rubredoxin-like protein: MTGRGEQPEHEADAKATEKATALSFGQVLYDDAGQPVGSVRGMEAGGIFLTTRDGVESFSVEHVRSGHSFGQAELMWRCLDCGEMGDIGDSLPEACPNCGVEREQLMYWTED, from the coding sequence ATGACTGGACGAGGCGAGCAACCCGAGCACGAAGCGGATGCGAAAGCGACCGAGAAGGCGACGGCGCTGTCGTTCGGCCAGGTCCTGTACGACGATGCGGGCCAGCCCGTCGGGAGCGTCCGAGGAATGGAGGCCGGCGGCATCTTTCTGACGACCCGGGACGGCGTCGAGTCGTTCAGTGTCGAGCACGTTCGCTCGGGCCACTCCTTCGGTCAGGCGGAGCTCATGTGGCGCTGTCTCGACTGCGGCGAGATGGGCGATATCGGCGATAGCCTCCCGGAGGCGTGCCCGAACTGCGGCGTCGAGCGGGAACAACTGATGTACTGGACGGAGGACTGA
- a CDS encoding HalOD1 output domain-containing protein has protein sequence MYRNEAHAKQTPQQHTVQNSGTYYIKHDFDGPAELTTTLAHALSDISGVDVTDTGFTLYDYIDPDALDALFKPAADAERRFNGNLTFTVWNHTVTVYSDGQIAIVPPQQPTRPTR, from the coding sequence ATGTATCGTAACGAGGCACACGCGAAACAAACTCCCCAGCAGCACACGGTCCAAAATTCAGGGACGTACTACATCAAACACGATTTCGACGGACCTGCGGAACTCACGACGACGCTCGCTCACGCGCTATCGGACATCAGCGGCGTCGACGTCACCGATACGGGCTTTACACTGTATGACTACATCGACCCCGACGCGCTCGATGCCCTATTCAAACCCGCAGCGGACGCCGAGCGGCGTTTCAACGGAAACCTCACGTTCACTGTCTGGAATCACACGGTGACCGTCTACAGCGACGGGCAGATAGCTATCGTGCCGCCACAGCAGCCCACCCGACCGACCCGGTGA
- a CDS encoding cation:proton antiporter codes for MAAYEIALLVTSIAILGAVVLPRVLADKPMSFPLLYVGLGALVFALPTGVTVPDPVSQPNATRRLTEFVIIISLMGAGLKLDRPFDWQGWSPTWRLLALTMPLTILAVSVLGWGVLGLSLPVAVLLGAVVSPTDPVLASSVEATPPASSVDEEIDPTDQEGEIRFALTSEAGLNDGLAFPFTYLAILMAGESLDLSRSGWLVEWIGFYVIYKIGVGIIGGAVVGYLIARFIFGRPSSSQLSRVMEGAEALAATLFAYAATELVAGYGFIAVFVAALTLRHYEWEHAYYEKLHDFAVLVERLLMATVLVLFGGVLVQGLLAPLTPAYVAVGLVILLVVRPIAGLLASVGTDQLFAERAVIAAFGIRGIGSFFYLAYALNSASLREYELIVAAEELWALLGFIVLASLLVHGISAALVVNTLDEMREVPDDETGDGATADDD; via the coding sequence ATGGCGGCCTACGAGATCGCGCTCTTGGTGACGAGTATCGCGATACTGGGTGCCGTCGTGTTACCGCGAGTGCTGGCGGACAAACCGATGTCGTTCCCCCTGCTCTACGTCGGTCTCGGAGCGCTCGTCTTCGCGCTGCCGACCGGCGTCACAGTCCCAGACCCGGTCTCGCAGCCGAACGCGACAAGGCGGCTGACGGAGTTCGTCATCATCATCTCGCTGATGGGAGCCGGGCTGAAGCTCGACCGACCCTTCGACTGGCAGGGCTGGTCGCCGACCTGGCGGTTGCTCGCCCTCACCATGCCGCTGACTATCCTCGCCGTCAGCGTGCTCGGGTGGGGCGTCCTCGGCCTCAGCCTCCCGGTCGCGGTCCTGCTGGGGGCCGTGGTCTCACCCACTGACCCGGTGCTTGCGTCCTCGGTCGAAGCCACGCCGCCAGCCTCCAGCGTCGACGAAGAGATAGACCCCACAGACCAGGAGGGTGAGATTCGGTTCGCGCTCACCTCCGAAGCGGGGTTGAACGACGGACTCGCCTTCCCCTTTACGTACCTTGCTATCCTGATGGCCGGCGAGAGTCTGGACCTCTCGCGGAGCGGGTGGCTGGTCGAGTGGATCGGGTTCTACGTCATCTACAAGATCGGCGTCGGTATCATCGGCGGGGCCGTGGTCGGCTACCTCATCGCGCGGTTCATCTTCGGTCGGCCATCGAGCAGCCAGCTCTCCCGCGTGATGGAGGGCGCGGAGGCGCTGGCCGCGACCCTGTTCGCGTACGCGGCCACGGAACTGGTCGCCGGCTACGGGTTCATCGCGGTGTTCGTCGCCGCCCTGACACTGCGACATTACGAGTGGGAGCACGCCTACTACGAGAAGCTCCACGACTTCGCAGTGCTGGTGGAGCGATTGCTGATGGCGACCGTGCTCGTGTTATTCGGCGGCGTGCTGGTACAGGGGTTGCTCGCGCCGCTGACGCCGGCCTACGTGGCCGTCGGGCTCGTGATACTCCTCGTTGTCAGGCCTATCGCGGGCCTGCTCGCGAGTGTCGGGACCGACCAGTTGTTCGCCGAGCGAGCCGTCATCGCAGCGTTCGGGATCAGGGGTATCGGGTCGTTTTTTTACCTCGCTTACGCGCTCAATTCGGCGTCGCTCAGGGAGTACGAACTCATCGTGGCCGCGGAGGAACTGTGGGCGCTCCTGGGTTTTATCGTCCTCGCCTCACTCCTGGTGCACGGTATCTCCGCCGCACTGGTGGTGAACACGCTCGACGAGATGCGGGAAGTGCCGGACGACGAGACCGGGGATGGGGCGACAGCGGACGACGACTGA
- a CDS encoding FAD-dependent oxidoreductase — protein MDDSLSPPDLPEGRHESVWFPTSDRTDYDPLDGDRSVDTAVVGGGIAGITTAAKLDAAGQTVAILERDRILDGTTGHTTAKVTSLHGLVYDTLIENFGAENARQYAAANQAAVDDIAATVDRRDIDCGFGRAPAYTYAKSDEDRSKVRSEVNAARRLGLPASYVEETELPYEVDSAVRFDEQAYFHPRQYLLELASDVAAGDGAVFEETTVEGVEDGTPCRVETDRGTVRADDVVVASHFPVADDALYFSRLRPKRSYVVAARLDGEPPDGLYYHAGEPYFSVRPHATNDALVLLGGQNHRTGHGDSTEERYRRLEQQVRERFDVASIAYRWATQDYVSVDQVPFVGKAAPQVSNVYVATGFGGWGMTNGTAAGRLLADEILGRPSATRDVFDPNRFKPLASKSELLSHNTETVRHYIEDYLGSQPSLDTVDLDPGDAGVYEVDDDPLAVYRDDDGEIHARSAVCPHKGCLVAWNDGERSWDCPCHGSRFGVDGEVLDTPAVHGLDDVSLQDGPDS, from the coding sequence ATGGACGACTCCCTCTCGCCTCCCGACCTACCCGAAGGGAGGCACGAATCCGTCTGGTTCCCGACGTCGGACCGGACCGACTACGACCCGCTCGACGGCGACCGTTCTGTCGATACCGCCGTCGTTGGCGGCGGTATCGCGGGTATCACGACCGCCGCCAAACTCGATGCGGCCGGCCAGACCGTCGCCATCCTGGAGCGGGACCGCATCCTCGACGGCACGACCGGACACACGACGGCGAAGGTCACGTCCCTCCACGGCCTCGTCTACGACACACTCATCGAGAATTTCGGCGCCGAGAACGCCCGGCAGTACGCCGCGGCCAACCAGGCGGCCGTCGACGACATCGCCGCAACGGTCGACCGCCGGGATATCGACTGTGGCTTCGGTCGGGCACCGGCCTACACCTACGCGAAAAGCGACGAGGATCGCTCCAAGGTACGGTCGGAGGTCAACGCCGCCCGGCGACTCGGCCTCCCGGCGTCGTACGTCGAGGAGACCGAGCTGCCCTACGAGGTCGACTCGGCGGTGCGGTTCGACGAGCAGGCGTATTTCCATCCGCGCCAGTACCTGCTGGAACTCGCCAGCGACGTCGCGGCGGGTGACGGCGCCGTCTTCGAGGAGACGACCGTCGAAGGCGTCGAGGACGGCACGCCCTGTCGCGTCGAGACCGACCGCGGGACCGTCAGGGCCGACGACGTCGTCGTCGCCTCCCACTTTCCCGTCGCGGACGACGCGCTGTACTTCTCGCGGCTCCGCCCGAAACGCTCGTACGTGGTCGCGGCCCGCCTCGATGGGGAGCCTCCCGACGGCCTCTACTACCACGCCGGCGAGCCCTACTTCTCGGTGCGGCCCCACGCCACGAACGACGCACTGGTCCTGCTGGGCGGACAGAACCACCGCACCGGACACGGGGACAGCACCGAAGAGCGCTACCGGCGTCTCGAACAGCAGGTCCGCGAGCGCTTCGACGTGGCGTCCATCGCGTACCGCTGGGCGACCCAGGACTACGTCTCGGTGGACCAGGTTCCGTTCGTCGGGAAAGCGGCGCCACAGGTCTCGAACGTCTACGTGGCCACCGGGTTCGGCGGCTGGGGGATGACAAACGGGACGGCCGCAGGGCGGCTGCTGGCCGACGAGATTCTGGGCCGACCGTCGGCCACACGCGACGTTTTCGACCCCAACCGGTTCAAGCCCCTCGCCTCGAAGTCCGAGCTTCTCTCCCACAACACCGAGACGGTGAGACACTACATCGAGGACTATCTGGGGAGCCAGCCGTCCCTCGATACCGTCGACCTCGACCCTGGCGATGCCGGCGTCTACGAGGTCGACGACGACCCGCTCGCGGTGTATCGCGACGACGACGGCGAGATTCACGCCCGCTCGGCCGTCTGTCCACACAAGGGCTGTCTCGTTGCCTGGAACGACGGCGAGCGGTCCTGGGACTGCCCGTGTCACGGGTCCCGCTTCGGGGTCGACGGCGAGGTACTCGATACACCGGCCGTTCACGGCCTCGACGACGTCTCGCTCCAGGACGGCCCCGATTCCTGA
- a CDS encoding four-helix bundle copper-binding protein: MSQESQYPSGQTAQQPQHHQQQQGGAQQQDAGRLPQQYRQSLGAVAQAVEVCGWCADKCIEEADPNMTECIKLCEDVVEIGETVLALGPRSSRFTSELVQTFERAAQACAQECGKHQHSHCQECAAVLPQSAQFARQLSGQGSQGQQFGGGQTQQFSQ, translated from the coding sequence ATGTCTCAGGAATCACAGTACCCCAGCGGTCAGACAGCCCAGCAGCCACAGCACCACCAGCAACAGCAGGGCGGCGCCCAGCAACAGGACGCCGGACGGCTCCCACAGCAGTACAGACAGAGCCTCGGCGCGGTCGCACAGGCCGTCGAGGTGTGTGGCTGGTGTGCCGACAAGTGCATCGAGGAGGCGGACCCGAACATGACAGAGTGCATCAAGCTGTGTGAGGACGTCGTAGAGATCGGCGAGACTGTCCTCGCACTCGGACCCCGCTCCTCTCGGTTCACATCGGAGCTCGTCCAGACTTTCGAGCGTGCCGCACAGGCCTGTGCACAGGAGTGTGGAAAGCACCAGCACTCACACTGTCAGGAGTGTGCCGCCGTGTTGCCACAGTCGGCCCAGTTCGCCCGTCAGCTCTCCGGGCAGGGTAGCCAGGGCCAGCAGTTCGGCGGCGGGCAGACCCAACAGTTCTCGCAGTAA
- a CDS encoding GAF domain-containing protein, which produces MNFQGVSPQLQETLTVFDRARTGAPLTTSEVAGELSVSRRTTYERLSQLSDQGLLQTKKVGAKARIWWRDSGTTGDLERRVRQQEIVTELGQYALADRDIESVLELACDGVAETLDTDYCKVLDLDEDGEELLLRAGVGWRDGIVGTATVSATDDDSQAAHTLATDEPIVVEDLQTERRFSGPDLLTNHDVRSGISVIIGTTDEPWGILGTHDTGPKVFDTHDVKFVQSVANILASAITRRADEERLVSQRARLVALTNLQEVVRVTTDAVIDQSTRSEIESVVCEHLAATDSYEFAWIGDVDHRSQTVRMRAEASVENYLDDITISVDPNDRSSDGPTGRALRTGETQTCHNIRADPTYEPWRDRARAYGYQSSAAIPISHEGTVYGVLNVYADRPEGISGRERTVITQLGEIVGHAIAAVERKRALMSDSVTELGFHVGDMGAMLDIDDVSGTVTFDETIPVSDGKYLVYGSVTRDGADLLETIVDRMEYWEGVEIHDWESDDVTSFEARLRDPPVLSALANAGGGVVEAGIDEGNYHMTLQLPPGGGVRSVIDTVQAVYPTAEMLTRRQTTREAVQAPSSALDISDELTDRQSAVLRAAYRAGFFEWPRTVSGEDVADSLDIAPPTFHQHLRKAEKHVFDALVPALL; this is translated from the coding sequence ATGAATTTCCAGGGGGTGTCCCCCCAGCTACAGGAAACGCTGACAGTGTTCGACCGGGCCCGCACGGGTGCGCCGCTGACGACGAGCGAAGTCGCAGGCGAGCTCTCGGTATCCCGGCGTACGACCTACGAGCGGCTCAGTCAGCTGTCCGACCAGGGGCTCCTCCAGACCAAGAAGGTGGGGGCAAAAGCACGTATCTGGTGGCGTGACAGCGGGACGACGGGCGACCTCGAACGGCGCGTCCGGCAGCAGGAAATCGTAACGGAACTGGGCCAGTACGCGCTGGCGGACCGCGACATCGAGTCGGTCCTGGAGCTGGCCTGTGACGGCGTCGCCGAGACGCTCGATACGGACTACTGCAAGGTCCTGGACCTGGACGAGGACGGCGAGGAACTGCTGTTGCGCGCCGGCGTGGGCTGGCGGGACGGCATCGTCGGCACGGCCACGGTGTCGGCGACAGACGACGACTCGCAGGCGGCCCACACCCTGGCCACGGACGAGCCCATCGTCGTCGAGGACCTGCAAACCGAGCGGCGGTTCAGCGGTCCCGATCTGCTGACCAACCACGACGTACGCAGCGGCATCAGCGTCATCATCGGCACCACCGACGAGCCGTGGGGTATCCTCGGCACGCACGACACCGGCCCGAAAGTGTTCGACACACACGACGTGAAATTCGTCCAGTCAGTGGCGAACATCCTCGCTTCGGCGATAACCCGGCGAGCCGACGAGGAGCGACTGGTCAGCCAGCGAGCGCGACTCGTCGCGCTGACCAATCTCCAGGAGGTCGTCCGCGTGACGACTGACGCGGTCATCGACCAGTCCACCCGGAGCGAGATCGAGTCGGTCGTCTGTGAGCACCTGGCCGCGACCGACTCCTACGAGTTCGCCTGGATCGGCGACGTCGACCACCGGTCACAGACGGTCCGGATGCGGGCCGAAGCCAGCGTCGAGAACTACCTCGACGATATCACCATCTCTGTCGACCCGAACGACCGATCCAGTGACGGGCCGACGGGCCGGGCGCTTCGGACGGGCGAGACACAGACCTGCCACAACATCCGGGCTGACCCGACGTACGAACCGTGGCGTGACCGCGCCCGGGCCTATGGCTACCAGTCCTCGGCCGCAATCCCCATCTCCCACGAAGGGACCGTCTACGGTGTTCTGAACGTCTACGCCGACCGACCAGAGGGAATCAGCGGCCGTGAACGCACCGTCATTACGCAGCTGGGCGAAATCGTCGGCCACGCCATCGCGGCCGTCGAGCGCAAGCGCGCGCTGATGTCCGACTCGGTGACCGAACTGGGTTTTCACGTCGGGGATATGGGCGCCATGCTCGACATCGACGACGTCAGTGGCACGGTGACGTTCGACGAGACGATTCCGGTGAGCGACGGCAAATATCTGGTCTATGGGTCGGTGACCAGGGACGGCGCCGACCTGCTGGAGACCATCGTCGACCGGATGGAGTACTGGGAGGGCGTCGAGATACACGACTGGGAGAGCGACGACGTGACGAGTTTCGAGGCGCGGCTCCGGGACCCGCCAGTGCTCTCTGCCCTCGCGAACGCGGGCGGCGGGGTCGTCGAAGCCGGTATCGACGAGGGGAACTACCACATGACGCTGCAACTCCCACCCGGCGGGGGGGTCCGCAGCGTCATCGACACAGTCCAGGCGGTGTACCCCACCGCGGAGATGCTGACCCGGCGCCAGACCACTCGGGAAGCGGTACAGGCGCCGTCGTCCGCCCTCGATATCAGTGACGAGCTAACCGACCGTCAGTCGGCAGTCCTCCGGGCGGCCTACCGCGCGGGGTTCTTCGAGTGGCCCCGGACGGTCTCCGGCGAGGACGTGGCCGACTCGCTGGACATCGCTCCCCCCACCTTCCATCAGCATCTCCGCAAGGCGGAGAAACACGTTTTCGACGCACTGGTCCCCGCCCTCCTGTAA
- a CDS encoding DUF7344 domain-containing protein, which translates to MNLETVPDIDETTQHRLLADEQRRFVITSLQTARSGVDMTLDEITAHLERAAERTRSEHIGSRRDLRCRLHHVHLPMLADAGLLDYDAEKKRVRLGAPWAVTASAEAP; encoded by the coding sequence ATGAACCTAGAAACTGTCCCAGACATCGACGAAACGACTCAGCACCGACTGCTCGCCGACGAGCAGCGACGATTCGTCATCACGTCGCTCCAGACGGCCCGTAGTGGTGTTGATATGACGCTCGACGAAATCACAGCCCATCTGGAACGGGCGGCCGAGCGGACCAGGAGCGAGCACATCGGTAGCCGCCGGGACCTCCGCTGCCGTCTCCATCACGTGCATCTGCCGATGCTGGCAGATGCCGGGCTCCTCGACTACGACGCCGAAAAGAAGCGCGTCCGCCTCGGAGCGCCGTGGGCGGTCACCGCGTCCGCCGAGGCGCCCTGA
- a CDS encoding mechanosensitive ion channel family protein gives MSLIQSLQLQIPEFLEQTVAQIVAFLPRLAAAIVVLLIGWVVGIAAAKAVKGLTDRIELDRMVLETPLGRLMGGSEDAVSKTFGAITKWFVYAIAILAAANVLAIATLSAWIQTVVSYIPAFIAGLAVIIGGFVVADFIGDAITRTRAATQTEYTSWFATGTRMFLYFTAIVIGLDTMGIDVGILYLFARALAWGLAAAIALGAGIAFGWGAHTYVSNNINQWMGNVSEATPNPQRQEADGGRSSSERHGTSDVQSDGGTDVDD, from the coding sequence ATGTCACTGATACAATCGCTTCAGTTGCAGATACCCGAGTTCCTGGAACAGACCGTCGCACAGATAGTCGCCTTCTTACCGCGGTTGGCAGCGGCGATCGTCGTCCTGCTCATCGGCTGGGTCGTCGGCATCGCGGCAGCCAAGGCCGTGAAGGGACTCACTGACCGCATCGAACTCGACCGCATGGTGTTAGAGACACCGCTTGGCCGCCTGATGGGCGGCTCCGAGGACGCTGTCTCGAAAACGTTTGGCGCTATCACCAAGTGGTTCGTCTACGCAATCGCCATCCTCGCGGCCGCGAACGTCCTCGCCATCGCGACACTCTCGGCCTGGATACAGACCGTCGTCTCGTACATCCCGGCCTTCATCGCCGGCCTGGCGGTCATCATCGGTGGGTTCGTGGTCGCCGACTTCATCGGCGACGCTATCACGCGAACCCGCGCGGCAACACAGACGGAGTACACGTCGTGGTTCGCGACGGGGACCCGGATGTTCCTGTACTTCACGGCCATCGTCATCGGTCTGGACACCATGGGGATAGACGTCGGCATCCTCTACCTGTTCGCCAGGGCGCTGGCCTGGGGACTGGCCGCGGCCATCGCACTCGGCGCGGGCATCGCCTTCGGCTGGGGCGCCCACACCTACGTCTCGAACAACATCAACCAGTGGATGGGCAACGTCTCGGAGGCGACCCCGAATCCGCAGCGACAAGAGGCTGACGGCGGTCGCTCGTCGAGTGAGCGACACGGTACCTCGGACGTCCAGTCCGACGGCGGCACCGACGTCGACGACTGA
- a CDS encoding DUF6684 family protein, with amino-acid sequence MADEPVRTAAGDQQDWANLDTLLDVTVNLIPMGILLFFVVLFTLFRPWEWDPGMFVLMHFLTVFPFVLLALLTYVSARAIASAEQGS; translated from the coding sequence ATGGCTGACGAACCCGTCCGGACAGCGGCCGGCGACCAGCAGGACTGGGCCAACCTCGATACCCTCCTCGACGTGACGGTGAACCTCATCCCGATGGGAATTTTGCTGTTTTTCGTCGTGCTGTTTACCCTGTTCCGACCCTGGGAGTGGGACCCAGGGATGTTCGTACTCATGCACTTCCTGACCGTGTTCCCCTTTGTCCTGCTGGCCCTGCTGACGTACGTCTCCGCGCGAGCTATCGCGAGCGCTGAACAGGGAAGCTGA
- a CDS encoding DUF5789 family protein → MSNDSSDEESGSESRQQGVEFGGLMTALENHDYPTTQEQLIAEYGDEELDLAEGEETLSSVLAEREVADEQDTIEYESPDEIQQAVLNMVGDRAVGRTDYSDRGESLQDETEEGESESDQSL, encoded by the coding sequence ATGTCGAACGACAGTTCTGACGAGGAATCCGGGAGCGAATCGCGCCAACAGGGCGTCGAGTTCGGTGGGCTGATGACGGCCCTCGAGAACCACGACTATCCGACGACACAGGAGCAACTCATAGCGGAGTACGGCGACGAGGAACTCGACCTGGCCGAGGGCGAGGAGACGCTTTCGAGCGTCCTCGCCGAGCGTGAAGTGGCCGACGAGCAAGACACCATCGAGTACGAATCTCCCGACGAGATCCAGCAGGCCGTCCTCAACATGGTCGGGGACCGGGCCGTCGGTCGGACGGATTACAGCGACCGCGGCGAGTCTCTACAGGACGAGACAGAGGAGGGGGAGTCAGAGAGCGACCAGTCGCTGTGA
- the rdfA gene encoding rod-determining factor RdfA has translation MTDGNRMAVTGEASCACKIGRTAETYGIDDIDGLLRDRRAEGASLRRLETVVNEAVLRAALEETGTHVPGDVTDIYRTLTDGETSAGVRTETRAWLSRVGVDPDDLEGDFVSYQTVRTHLRECLDVDTTRESTLSVDDAVGTIEWARSRSEGIVRRTVERLDETDGFHTGTVDVTHVVRVSCGDCGASYPVERFLDRGGCDCGGADQ, from the coding sequence ATGACTGACGGCAATCGGATGGCTGTCACCGGGGAGGCGAGCTGTGCGTGCAAGATCGGTCGAACGGCCGAGACGTACGGGATTGACGATATCGACGGACTGCTTCGCGACCGGCGGGCAGAGGGCGCGAGTCTCCGCCGTCTGGAGACCGTCGTGAACGAGGCCGTCCTTCGGGCGGCCCTCGAAGAAACTGGCACCCACGTGCCAGGGGATGTCACAGATATCTACCGGACCCTGACCGACGGGGAGACGAGCGCGGGCGTGCGGACGGAGACACGGGCGTGGTTATCACGGGTCGGTGTCGACCCAGACGACCTCGAGGGCGACTTCGTCTCCTATCAGACCGTTCGCACCCATCTCCGGGAGTGTCTCGACGTCGACACCACCCGTGAGAGCACACTGTCAGTCGACGACGCAGTGGGGACCATCGAGTGGGCACGCTCCCGGAGCGAAGGTATCGTTCGCCGGACCGTCGAACGACTCGACGAAACTGATGGGTTCCACACCGGCACCGTGGACGTGACACACGTCGTCCGGGTCTCCTGTGGGGACTGTGGGGCCAGCTATCCAGTCGAGCGGTTTCTCGACCGGGGCGGGTGCGACTGTGGCGGCGCTGACCAGTGA